The following proteins are co-located in the Silene latifolia isolate original U9 population chromosome 1, ASM4854445v1, whole genome shotgun sequence genome:
- the LOC141640149 gene encoding uncharacterized protein LOC141640149, with amino-acid sequence MAHPEAVKMFRSYYYVVQIDSTYKTNKYRLPLVEMVGVTPVGKSFVIAYALVTHESEEKYLWVLRKLKALLNDAVQPNAIVTDCEGGTGGGVTAYIERQWFPHLEKWAKYRTNKISHFGNTSTSRVESAHANLKRWLNSAKLAVDSIWIRFHSLMETQHVEIRHLLELSRTKRLTGIQRLFSRLSYKISKNVIIELREEFERGAKMTEDALMIDCGCVKATTLGLLCACSLHRIARNGSRVPVDVLHAFWRKLEYDGLEAMPTCDDDRLEELFDEIRNADPSMRSSMFDALYSQIHPQEEDVNEPRVNENPRGRPSRGTRRDPSAVEHARVRVRVGTPSSQRTPSSTPRSTPTVPVTPSSTLRSTPTVRFTPYSTPRSTQTSPGTPSTTATTTTGSFGTSHCAPLEVDYTIGHVRYFPYRDFLPSWFHEHLEAWFNPSGDGHCGFRVISHAVRGDQSHFTMARTDLLREICSPLYREHIYGPGRFDAEVARITFMDQIPCGSGHWMDGFDLYGYATMYNWVICCISAFDDRESQRHWNGSFTYLPLRAPSPEYVPHMVSYGYYMRETTICGSGYAPCHLCLQ; translated from the exons ATGGCTCATCCAGAAGCCGTTAAGATGTTTCGATCATACTATTATGTGGTACAGATCGATTCCACGTACAAGACAAATAAataccgtcttccgcttgttgaGATGGTTGGAGTCACACCCGTCGGGAAAAGCTTTGTCATCGCGTATGCTCTTGTGACGCATGAGTCCGAGGAGAAATATCTGTGGGTCCTACGGAAACTGAAGGCCCTGCTCAATGATGCCGTTCAACCTAATGCTATTGTTACTGATTGCGAGGGAG GAACGGGCGGGGGAGTGACGGCTTATATtgagaggcaatggttcccgcactTGGAAAAATGGGCCAAGTATAGAACGAACAAGATAAGTCATTTTGGGAATACTTCTACATCCCGGGTTGAGTCGGCTCATGCGAATTTGAAGAGATGGCTGAATAGCGCGAAACTGGCAGTTGATAGCATCTGGATTCGGTTTCATTCTTTGATGGAAACGCAACATGTTGAGATCCGACACTTGTTGGAGTTATCTAGAACGAAGCGGTTGACGGGGATTCAGAGATTATTTTCCAGACTTTCTTATAAAATATCAAAGAATGTCATCATTGAATTGCGTGAAGAATTCGAAAGGGGTGCCAAGATGACGGAAGATGCCTTGATGATCGATTGCGGTTGTGTAAAGGCTACTACACTTGGTTTGTTATGTGCTTGTTCACTTCATCGCATTGCTAGAAACGGATCTCGGGTTCCGGTTGATGTGTTACATGCATTTTGGAGGAAGTTGGAGTACGATGGTTTGGAGGCAATGCCGACTTGTGACGATGATCGATTGGAGGAGTTATTCGATGAAATTCGGAATGCAGATCCGAGTATGAGATCATCCATGTTCGATGCCCTTTACTCTCAGATACATCCGCAAGAGGAGGATGTAAACGAGCCTCGGGTGAACGAGAACCCTAGAGGACGTCCGAGTAGGGGAACTCGTAGAGATCCGTCCGCCGTTGAGCATGCACGGGTTCGTGTTCGAGTAGGTACTCCGTCTTCCCAACGTACTCCGTCTAGTACTCCCCGTTCTACTCCGACGGTTCCTGTTACTCCGTCGTCTACTCTTCGTTCTACTCCGACGGTTCGTTTTACTCCGTATAGTACCCCCCGGTCCACTCAAACGAGCCCCGGTACACCGTCTACCACTGCTACCACGACTACGGGGAGTTTCGGTACATCGCATTGCGCACCTCTTGAGGTCGACTACACCATTGGTCATGTGAGGTACTTTCCTTATCGTGACTTTTTGCCTTCATGGTTTCACGAGCATTTAGAAGCGTGGTTTAATCCTTCCGGAGACGGTCATTGTGGTTTTCGAGTTATCTCACATGCTGTTCGGGGTGATCAATCTCATTTCACGATGGCTAGAACAGATTTACTTAGGGAAATCTGTAGTCCCCTTTACCGTGAACATATTTATGGGCCAGGGAGATTTGATGCGGAGGTAGCTAGAATTACATTTATGGATCAGATACCGTGTGGCTCGGGTCATTGGATGGACGGTTTCGATCTATATGGTTATGCTACGATGTACAATTGGGTGATATGTTGTATTTCTGCATTTGACGATCGAGAAAGTCAGCGACATTGGAATGGTAGTTTTACTTATTTGCCTTTACGAGCCCCCTCCCCGGAGTACGTACCCCATATGGTGTCTTATGGGTATTACATGCGGGAAACCACTATTTGCGGCTCCGGGTACGCCCCTTGTCACCTATGCCTCCAGTAG
- the LOC141598851 gene encoding DUF21 domain-containing protein At4g14240-like, producing the protein MLLSTAIGIAGIPMRNIIFEADDVEFATFYWFVYAGISCFLVIFAGIMSGLTLGLMSLGLVELEILQRSGSSTEKTQAAVILPVVKKQHQLLVTLLLCNACAMEALPIYLDKLFHPFVAVVLSVTFVLAFGEIIPQAICSKYGLAVGANFAWLVRILMVVCYPLAYPIGKVLDALLGHDTALFRRAQLKALVSIHSMEEGKGGELTHDETTIISGALDLTEKTAEEAMTPIESTFSLDVNSKLDWEALGKVLARGHSRVPVFSGNPKNIIGLLLVKSLLTVRPETETPVSAVSIRRIPRVPRDMPLYDILNEFQKGSSHMAAVVKVKQKSKNIQNISNKDYMDANVAGSLNPELKAPLLDPDRESGSVVVDLDKQLRAMSRNNQVLSRVDATENGFRDDSEDVEDGEVIGIITLEDVFEELLQEEIVDETDVYIDVHKRIRVAAAAVASSIARAPSSRKMSVQKMGDQNRAYQNPKASKEKESPSYAPNDSQKPLLPKEKR; encoded by the exons ATGTTATTATCAACAGCAATAGGAATTGCAGGAATACCAATGAGAAACATAATATTTGAAGCAGATGATGTTGAATTTGCAACATTTTATTGGTTTGTTTATGCAGGAATTTCATGTTTTCTTGTTATTTTTGCTGGGATTATGTCTGGTTTGACTTTGGGTTTAATGTCTCTTGGCCTTGTTGAACTTGAAATCCTTCAACGCAGTGGTTCTTCCACTGAAAAAACTCAAGCTG CTGTTATTCTACCAGTTGTTAAGAAGCAGCATCAGCTTCTTGTGACCTTGCTTTTGTGTAATGCTTGTGCGATGGAA GCATTGCCTATATACTTGGACAAGCTTTTTCATCCTTTTGTTGCTGTAGTGCTCTCCGTCACTTTTGTTCTAGCGTTTGGAGAG ATTATCCCACAAGCTATTTGTTCAAAATATGGACTTGCTGTTGGTGCAAATTTTGCTTGGCTTGTGCGTATTCTGATGGTAGTTTGTTATCCCCTGGCTTATCCAATTGGAAAG GTACTTGATGCTCTCCTTGGACATGATACTGCATTATTTAGGCGAGCGCAGTTGAAAGCCCTTGTTTCTATTCATAGTATGGAG GAAGGCAAGGGTGGTGAACTTACTCATGATGAGACAACGATAATCAGTGGGGCTTTGGATTTGACAGAGAAG ACTGCCGAGGAAGCTATGACACCTATAGAATCAACATTTTCCTTGGATGTAAACTCCAAGTTGGACTG GGAAGCACTGGGAAAAGTTCTTGCACGAGGACATAGCCGAGTTCCTGTGTTTTCTGGAAACCCAAAAAATATCATCGGGCTATTGCTG GTGAAAAGTCTTCTTACTGTGCGACCAGAAACTGAAACACCTGTAAGCGCAGTCTCTATCCGTAGAATTCCACG GGTTCCAAGGGATATGCCTCTGTATGATATCTTGAATGAGTTCCAAAAGGGAAGCAGTCATATGGCTGCTGTAGTTAAGGTGAAACAGAAAAGCAAGAACATACAAAATATCAGCAATAAAGACTATATGGACGCGAATGTTGCTGGATCTTTGAATCCTGAGCTTAAAGCCCCGCTGCTTGATCCCGACAGAGAATCAGGAAGTGTTGTTGTTGATCTGGATAAGCAGCTAAGAGCAATGAGCAGAAATAATCAAGTTCTAAGCAGAGTCGATGCCACTGAAAATGGCTTCCGTGATGATTCTGAAGATGTTGAAGATGGTGAGGTAATAGGCATTATCACGCTTGAGGACGTTTTTGAGGAACTTTTGCAG GAAGAGATTGTAGATGAAACAGATGTGTATATTGATGTGCATAAAAG GATACGTGTTGCAGCTGCGGCTGTAGCTTCATCTATCGCAAGAGCTCCATCATCCCGAAAGATGAGCGTACAAAAGATG GGAGACCAAAATAGAGCCTACCAAAATCCAAAGGCTTCTAAGGAGAAGGAATCACCATCTTATGCACCAAATGATTCCCAGAAACCTCTTCTGCCGAAAGAAAAGAGATGA
- the LOC141599004 gene encoding uncharacterized protein LOC141599004: protein MASSGFPPGFVLYQEQHPNSKPFKDILPFLPTPGSRHGISRSTTAVSHEQNDLRNIRIGSHGYNQFVNYLAMRRMSLPAEFQDMHDDSILSSFSMDEQWTNNKEFLEFLMSRSSDLREDYPVPSIVPEFRELNASPSDVLLKDVASINFHLDSCFKAKESFRHANRYSYHQETDYDLVYDAPEGKLSLVDTVAEMKDLNSVLAEFSVIKDSVQCTKQQMLVPHFTWSDAIDLQDCVSSMMLETVTTSPLKSPKKGHLKPKRKARKATKERNLHRSNSLHAFETILSLMVDKNRNSKSMMNALKKSSPELPQLLTQFSASITGTGLAVIFSLVYKLACGTAPNLLTSGFGVGLFWLSWSVNRLRDTIISIRKNFTKTGFEEDEMVMRVEKSVKDIVFRVAALMAVLMLRFAST, encoded by the exons ATGGCTTCTTCTGGATTTCCTCCTGGTTTTGTTCTTTATCAAGAACAACACCCCAATTCCAAACCCTTCAAG GATATACTGCCATTCTTGCCGACACCTGGATCAAGACATGGCATATCTAGATCAACCACTGCTGTATCACATGAGCAGAATGATCTTCGTAATATAAGAATTGGGTCGCATGGATACAACCAATTTGTAAATTATTTAGCTATGAGAAGAATGTCTCTTCCTGCTGAATTTCAAG ATATGCACGATGATTCTATACTCTCCAGCTTTAGCATGGACGAGCAATGGACAAACAACAAAGAATTCTTGGAATTTCTAATGTCTAGATCGAGCGACTTAAGGGAAGATTATCCGGTTCCTTCTATTGTGCCTGAATTCAGGGAGCTTAATGCGAGCCCAAGTGATGTGCTCCTGAAAGATGTAGCTAGTATTAATTTTCACTTAGATAGCTGTTTTAAGGCAAAGGAATCCTTTCGTCATGCAAATAGATATTCTTACCACCAAGAGACTGATTATGATTTAGTCTATGATGCCCCTGAAGGGAAACTTTCGTTGGTTGACACTGTAGCTGAAATGAAGGATCTGAATTCAGTTCTAGCTGAATTCTCTGTAATAAAGGACTCAGTTCAGTGTACGAAACAGCAGATGCTTGTCCCTCACTTTACATG GAGTGATGCTATTGACTTGCAGGATTGTGTATCTTCTATGATGCTAGAAACTGTGACAACTTCTCCACTTAAAAG TCCTAAGAAAGGTCATCTGAAGCCAAAGCGAAAAGCCAGGAAAGCGACTAAAGAACGGAATCTTCACAGAAGCAACTCTCTTCATGCTTTTGAGACAATTCTATCCCTAATGGTGGATAAAAACCGGAATAGCAAATCAATGATGAATGCATTGAAGAAATCAAGTCCAGAACTGCCTCAACTTTTGACACAGTTCTCTGCCAGCATCACAGGGACTGGACTTGCTGTCATATTCTCGTTGGTCTATAAACTTGCTTGTGGGACCGCGCCCAATCTCCTTACATCTGGGTTCGGAGTTGGACTATTTTGGCTTTCCTGGTCCGTGAATCGACTGAGGGACACTATCATATCCATTCGCAAGAACTTTACCAAGACAGGTTTCGAAGAGGATGAGATGGTCATGAGAGTGGAGAAGAGCGTGAAAGACATAGTCTTCAGGGTCGCTGCCTTGATGGCGGTTTTGATGTTGAGGTTTGCTTCAACCTGA
- the LOC141640235 gene encoding geraniol 8-hydroxylase-like: MVVDIGQAGFNVVLNVLSTTLCSLDLGDPSSEVSSSFRKTFREIIKEMGRANVSDFFPIMKKMDVQGIRQRMGVSAQKIFDVFNVIIEERLRNRCLPDYVRRDDVLDTLLDMKSEEGEYIEATAIPRLFLVSLCLPASPVVTELIVAGTDTTSSSFEWAMAELIQNPSKLKNLQAELEETIGKGNSVQECHITMLPYLQAIIKETFRLHPPVPIPVRKVESNVNMFAYTIPANSMVLLNV; the protein is encoded by the exons ATGGTGGTCGATATTGGGCAAGCGGGGTTTAATGTGGTATTGAATGTTCTGTCGACGACTTTATGTTCATTGGATTTAGGTGATCCTTCATCGGAAGTGTCTAGTTCATTTCGAAAGACGTTTCGAGAAATAATTAAAGAAATGGGAAGGGCTAATGTTTCGGACTTTTTCCCGATTATGAAAAAGATGGATGTTCAGGGAATCAGACAGCGTATGGGTGTTTCGGCACAGAAGATATTTGATGTGTTTAATGTGATTATTGAAGAGCGATTGAGGAATCGGTGCTTGCCGGATTATGTACGACGCGACGACGTACTGGATACTTTGTTAGACATGAAATCAGAGGAAGGTGAGTATATTGAGGCAACTGCTATTCCTCGCCTCTTCTTAGTAAGTCTCTGCCTTCCGGCTTCCCCTGTAGTTACT GAATTAATTGTTGCAGGAACAGATACAACATCAAGCTCCTTTGAGTGGGCAATGGCAGAACTAATTCAAAATCCTAGCAAACTCAAAAACTTACAAGCAGAGCTTGAAGAAACAATTGGAAAAGGAAATTCGGTTCAAGAATGCCATATCACTATGCTTCCATATTTGCAAGCAATTATCAAGGAAACCTTTCGATTACACCCTCCAGTTCCGATCCCAGTTAGGAAAGTCGAATCAAACGTAAACATGTTTGCGTACACAATCCCTGCAAACTCAATGGTGTTACTTAACGTATGA